One segment of Rosa chinensis cultivar Old Blush chromosome 6, RchiOBHm-V2, whole genome shotgun sequence DNA contains the following:
- the LOC112173501 gene encoding small glutamine-rich tetratricopeptide repeat-containing protein, whose protein sequence is MAPPLNTDSPISRRIVRSFLDFLSSVEPGPGVNVEGIEIARECLEEAFKLNTSPADDPIKPESLVEMFSSLGSNKLPENVSCHGQGSVPAPSSSAGQDTAAANLSEASKSLGQDLTSKNHELGESKDALFGQFFSALERTSSFMPLPDGSDDPVRLEKATQFFHDALNEMERSGCEEFSPKYLAETLKSQGNRAMQSKLYTKAIELYDCAIALCENNAVYRCNRAAAYTQIHKYAEAVRDCLQSIEIDPNYSKAYSRLGLAYYAVGNYREAIDKGFKKALQLDPNNEAIKENIRVAELKLIEQQQRSGSHQNTSSFSFSSSNGSASEHHNQSTGGSSQGAPPLFGSMPFNAGSGPADFANMFMNMAANAYQGQHSQDSQGDDHSSNVNGVDEPEIMVDGNINVNFGEMPAELSGALRSVMQMFSGATSQGNSQDTPNEGPRPN, encoded by the exons ATGGCTCCGCCGCTCAACACCGATTCTCCCATCTCTCGCCGCATCGTCCGCTCGTTCCTGGATTTCCTCAGCTCCG TTGAACCAGGTCCTGGTGTTAATGTTGAGGGTATTGAGATTGCAAGGGAATGTCTGGAGGAGGCTTTCAAGCTCAATACCTCTCCCGCTGATGATCCGATTAAACCCGAGTCGTTAGTTGAAATGTTTAGCTCACTAGGAAGCAACAAGCTTCCGGAGAATGTATCCTGTCATGGTCAGGGATCAGTTCCAGCTCCTAGTTCATCAGCTGGTCAGGATACCGCGGCTGCCAATCTTTCAGAGGCATCAAAATCTCTG GGTCAGGATTTGACGAGTAAAAACCATGAACTAG GGGAGTCAAAAGATGCTCTGTTTGGGCAATTCTTTTCTGCACTTGAGAGAACTAGTTCCTTTATGCCCTTGCCTGATGGTAGTGATGATCCAGTGAGATTAGAGAAAGCAACTCAATTTTTCCATGACGCTTTAAAt GAGATGGAAAGATCTGGATGTGAGGAATTCAGTCCTAAATACTTGGCTGAGACGTTGAAATCACAAG gTAATAGGGCCATGCAATCGAAGCTGTATACCAAGGCAATTGAGTTGTATGACTGTGCTATTGCACTTTGTGAAAATAATGCTGTTTACCGCTGTAACAG GGCGGCTGCTTACACTCAGATACACAAATATGCTGAAGCAGTCAGAGATTGCCTTCAATCTATAGAGATCGACCCAAACTATAGCAAGGCATACAGTCGTCTGGGATTAGCTTATTATGCAGTAGGGAACTACCGTGAGGCTATTGAtaagggatttaagaaag CCCTGCAACTGGATCCAAATAATGAAGCTATCAAAGAAAATATTCGG GTGGCTGAGCTGAAATTGATAGAGCAGCAACAACGATCAGGATCTCATCAG AACACAAGTTCATTTTCGTTTAGTAGTAGCAACGGTTCGGCTTCAGAACACCACAACCAATCTACAGGTGGGTCAAGTCAGGGTGCACCACCTCTGTTTGGTTCTATGCCATTCAATGCAGGTTCTGGTCCTGCTGATTTTGCAAATATGTTTATGAACATGGCTGCAAATGCATACCAAGGACAGCATTCTCAAGATAGCCAAGGTGATGACCATAGCAGCAATGTTAATGGTGTTGATGAACCGGAAATAATGGTTGACGGCAACATAAATGTTAATTTTGGAGAAATGCCTGCGGAGCTATCAGGAGCTTTGAGATCTGTGATGCAGATGTTTTCTGGGGCAACATCACAGGGAAATTCGCAGGATACTCCAAATGAAGGACCAAGACCAAACTAA